Proteins encoded by one window of Sphingosinicella sp. BN140058:
- a CDS encoding GFA family protein, with protein MSDQPGLLRGECFCRGIAYEVPDIFEYALNCHCSGCRRATGAAFKPFAGIAAGHLRVVHGQDRVMRYGDELAHDAHCGRCGSLLYSLVRDGTYVHVTLGTLIDPPAMVPTGHIFVGSKAPWHRICDGLPEYAEFPSP; from the coding sequence ATGAGCGATCAGCCTGGGCTCCTGCGCGGCGAATGCTTCTGCCGCGGCATCGCCTATGAGGTGCCGGACATTTTCGAATATGCCTTGAACTGCCATTGTTCCGGCTGCCGCCGTGCGACCGGCGCGGCGTTCAAGCCTTTTGCCGGCATCGCCGCCGGCCACCTGCGCGTCGTTCACGGCCAGGATCGGGTGATGCGCTATGGCGACGAATTGGCGCATGATGCCCATTGCGGCCGCTGCGGCTCGTTGCTCTACTCGCTGGTGCGCGACGGCACCTATGTCCACGTGACTCTCGGCACTTTGATCGATCCGCCCGCGATGGTGCCGACCGGGCACATCTTCGTCGGCTCCAAGGCGCCCTGGCACAGGATCTGCGACGGCCTGCCCGAATATGCGGAGTTTCCGTCGCCATGA
- a CDS encoding phosphoribosylglycinamide synthetase, which produces MKHLEQKQGPLGILEEDKARLRILFLAKHALSGGVPDGVDGTHAVYHDEMLNTLRAIGLDVTPATGFDAVYHRPEADFVVPLLNRAGFVNSEMLGPLLLARHGLPALGAAPILRGLSDDKHLMKIVATQLGVPVTPWQTIRRGQGSVAPPAFAWQRLVVKPNASSASWGVGIFDAWDAAQAHAEALLAAGHDVIFEPYAPLIDIAVPVIGGRGPWLLPATAYSPRDAGQLRSYEEKRGLVSVADDPLETIEDADLIARLEAQTRLLTAELWPFDYGRFEYRYDPATGDIRFMEVNLSCNLWSRKTISRAARVAGLSHADLVETIVAHSLLRQQVVWRVVHRR; this is translated from the coding sequence GTGAAGCATCTCGAACAGAAGCAGGGACCGCTCGGCATTCTCGAAGAAGACAAAGCGCGGTTGCGCATCCTCTTCCTCGCCAAGCACGCGCTTTCGGGCGGGGTGCCCGACGGCGTCGACGGCACCCATGCGGTCTATCACGACGAAATGCTGAACACGCTTCGGGCGATCGGCCTCGATGTCACGCCGGCTACCGGCTTCGACGCCGTCTACCACCGGCCGGAGGCGGATTTCGTCGTGCCGCTGCTCAACCGGGCCGGCTTCGTCAACAGCGAGATGCTGGGGCCGCTACTGCTCGCGCGCCATGGTCTCCCCGCCCTGGGTGCGGCCCCGATCCTGCGCGGCCTTTCCGACGACAAACATCTGATGAAGATCGTCGCCACGCAGCTTGGCGTGCCGGTCACGCCATGGCAGACGATCCGTCGCGGCCAGGGCTCGGTGGCGCCGCCCGCCTTCGCCTGGCAGCGGCTGGTGGTGAAGCCCAATGCGAGTTCAGCTTCCTGGGGGGTCGGGATCTTCGATGCGTGGGACGCGGCGCAGGCGCATGCCGAAGCCCTCCTCGCCGCCGGTCACGATGTCATCTTCGAGCCCTATGCGCCGCTGATCGACATCGCGGTTCCGGTGATCGGCGGCCGCGGACCCTGGCTTCTGCCCGCCACCGCATATAGCCCGAGGGATGCGGGACAGCTGCGCTCCTACGAAGAGAAAAGAGGCCTGGTCAGCGTTGCCGACGATCCTCTTGAAACGATCGAGGATGCCGATCTGATCGCCCGTCTCGAAGCGCAGACCCGTCTTCTCACCGCGGAATTGTGGCCGTTCGATTATGGCCGCTTCGAATATCGCTACGATCCGGCCACCGGCGACATTCGCTTCATGGAAGTCAATCTTTCCTGCAATCTGTGGTCGCGCAAGACGATTTCCCGCGCCGCCCGCGTCGCCGGGCTCAGCCATGCCGATTTGGTCGAGACGATCGTCGCACACAGCCTGCTGCGGCAGCAGGTGGTGTGGCGCGTGGTTCACCGGCGCTAG
- a CDS encoding cupin domain-containing protein — MGLTRRDVIVALAAVAGTCAAGAYAEGKPAILGPAVWDWERLAPEKTEVSAIRNLVRQPTATLDELEIHVTTLNPGLSSHAPHTHPNEELVIVREGNVEVLSAGSWRRIGPGSVVFNAANAPHALRNVGSVPATYHVVNWKSAATPRS; from the coding sequence ATGGGATTGACGCGCCGTGACGTGATCGTGGCCCTGGCGGCTGTCGCCGGCACCTGCGCCGCCGGCGCCTATGCCGAAGGTAAACCGGCGATCCTGGGGCCGGCCGTGTGGGATTGGGAGCGGCTTGCGCCCGAGAAGACCGAGGTCAGCGCGATCCGCAATCTCGTCCGCCAGCCCACCGCAACCCTCGACGAACTCGAAATCCACGTCACTACGTTGAACCCTGGCCTCAGCTCGCACGCCCCGCACACCCATCCCAACGAAGAATTGGTGATCGTGCGCGAAGGCAATGTCGAAGTGCTCTCGGCCGGAAGCTGGAGGCGGATCGGGCCCGGTTCGGTCGTCTTCAACGCCGCCAACGCACCGCATGCCCTGCGCAACGTCGGCAGCGTTCCGGCGACCTATCATGTCGTCAACTGGAAGAGCGCGGCGACGCCGCGAAGCTGA
- a CDS encoding DUF1801 domain-containing protein, protein MIPLFRLANAIRHDRRVDAWFADGDDDLRRLVRPWFERIRGCGTDVRELLHDGRPTACVDDAAFAYVDAFAVHASVGFFHGAALADPAGLLEGSGKRMRHVKLRYGGSVEDASLQRLIESAYDDIRQRLTGHEEERA, encoded by the coding sequence ATGATCCCGCTCTTCCGGCTTGCAAATGCGATCCGGCATGATCGTCGCGTCGACGCCTGGTTCGCGGACGGTGACGACGATCTGCGGCGCCTGGTGCGGCCCTGGTTCGAGCGGATCCGCGGCTGCGGAACCGACGTCCGTGAGCTGCTCCACGATGGCCGTCCCACCGCTTGCGTCGACGATGCCGCATTCGCGTATGTCGATGCCTTTGCGGTCCATGCCAGCGTCGGCTTCTTTCACGGCGCGGCGCTCGCGGACCCGGCCGGGTTGCTGGAGGGAAGCGGTAAGCGCATGCGGCACGTCAAGCTCCGCTACGGCGGCTCCGTAGAAGACGCGTCCCTGCAGCGGTTGATCGAGAGCGCCTATGACGACATCCGGCAGCGGCTGACGGGTCACGAGGAGGAAAGGGCCTGA
- a CDS encoding Gfo/Idh/MocA family protein: MDPFDRRAMVMGAGLAGLAGLAGSAFAQSAAQGNAVSESQAPAGPEPEAKHRIRFGVIGLDHAHIYGMTDAMIRGGGTPTAFYAADPAQIATFRKRYGNGVRLARSEAEILDDKSIQLIVGAPIPDLRAPLGIRAMRAGKDYLGDKPAITSLAQLADVRRAVKETGRKFAIMYSERLEVRAAVHAGQLVEEGRIGKVVQTVNLAPHRVNAPSRPDWFFDKTRYGGILTDIGSHQAEQFLFYTRSTNAHVVAAQTGNLHWPDRPGFEDFGDMMVTGNGGTGYIRVDWYTPDGLPTWGDGRLFLLGTDGYIELRKYIDVAGRPGGNHLIVADRKGVEYIDCSNVRLPFGPQFVTDIVTRSSLAQDQAQALLAAELVLTAQKNATRPVTA, from the coding sequence ATGGATCCGTTCGATCGCCGCGCGATGGTGATGGGCGCCGGCCTCGCCGGATTGGCGGGGCTCGCCGGAAGCGCGTTCGCGCAATCGGCGGCGCAGGGCAATGCAGTCTCCGAATCGCAGGCGCCCGCCGGTCCCGAACCGGAGGCGAAGCATCGGATCCGGTTCGGGGTGATCGGCCTCGATCACGCCCACATCTACGGCATGACTGACGCCATGATCCGCGGCGGCGGCACGCCGACCGCCTTTTATGCAGCCGATCCCGCGCAGATCGCGACCTTTCGCAAGCGCTACGGCAACGGCGTGCGGCTGGCACGCAGCGAGGCGGAAATTCTCGACGACAAGAGCATCCAGCTGATCGTCGGCGCCCCCATTCCCGATTTGCGCGCGCCGCTCGGCATCCGGGCGATGCGTGCCGGCAAGGATTATCTCGGCGACAAGCCCGCGATCACGTCGCTCGCCCAGCTCGCCGACGTTCGCCGGGCGGTGAAGGAGACCGGCCGCAAGTTCGCGATCATGTATTCGGAGCGCCTCGAAGTGCGCGCGGCGGTGCATGCCGGGCAGCTCGTCGAGGAGGGCCGGATCGGCAAGGTGGTGCAGACGGTGAACCTCGCGCCCCACCGGGTGAATGCGCCAAGCCGTCCCGACTGGTTCTTCGACAAGACACGCTATGGCGGCATCCTGACCGACATCGGCAGCCATCAGGCCGAGCAGTTCCTGTTCTACACGCGGTCGACCAACGCCCATGTGGTCGCGGCGCAGACCGGCAATCTGCACTGGCCGGACAGGCCGGGCTTCGAGGATTTCGGCGACATGATGGTCACCGGCAATGGCGGCACCGGTTACATCAGGGTCGACTGGTACACGCCCGACGGGCTGCCGACCTGGGGGGACGGCCGGCTGTTTCTGCTCGGCACCGACGGCTATATCGAGCTCAGGAAATATATCGACGTCGCCGGACGCCCAGGCGGCAACCACCTGATCGTCGCGGACAGGAAGGGTGTCGAATATATCGACTGCTCCAATGTGCGGCTGCCGTTCGGCCCGCAATTCGTCACCGATATCGTCACGCGCAGCAGCCTTGCCCAGGATCAGGCGCAGGCCTTGCTCGCCGCCGAACTGGTGCTCACCGCGCAGAAGAATGCGACGCGGCCGGTCACGGCCTGA
- a CDS encoding Gfo/Idh/MocA family protein: protein MQLSRRTAIKGLAAVGAPMIVPASVFGANAPSNRVAIGAIGVGRISRGHDIKEVMKHGDAQIVAVCDVDTRRLAAGRDLVDAGYAEKSGKSYSGTRIHADYRELLAAKDIDAVLISTPDHQHAPLAIQAVRAGKDVYLQKPASLTIAEGRAMADAVAATGRKLQIGSQQRGQQPWPQFHRAAELVRNGRIGALKHVEIGLPGDPAGPEAPPMPIPANLDYDAWLGTTPEVYYTEIRVHPQNSLEDRPGWLRCEQFGAGMITGWGSHHVDIAHWGMDMERSGPVEIWGRAEFPKSGLWDVHGPFETHARYANGMTMTISGALPNGVKFVGDKGWIFVTRSGSVTASDPGGPQIMPLQASDPKILASVIGPDEVHLLKAPEQHRNWLDAIRTGAPLSAPAEIGHRACSTCLLHHIAMKTRRRLRWDPLAERFLGDDAANALLSRPQRARYAL from the coding sequence ATGCAGCTTTCCAGACGCACTGCGATCAAGGGCCTGGCCGCGGTCGGCGCGCCGATGATCGTGCCTGCCAGCGTATTCGGTGCGAATGCCCCCTCGAACCGTGTCGCCATCGGCGCGATCGGCGTCGGCCGGATCAGCCGCGGCCACGACATCAAGGAGGTGATGAAGCATGGCGACGCCCAGATCGTCGCGGTGTGCGACGTCGACACCAGGCGGCTCGCCGCGGGTCGTGATTTGGTCGATGCCGGCTATGCGGAGAAGAGCGGCAAGAGCTATTCGGGCACCAGGATCCACGCCGACTATCGCGAACTGCTCGCCGCCAAGGACATCGATGCGGTCCTGATCTCGACTCCGGATCACCAGCATGCACCGCTGGCGATCCAGGCGGTGCGCGCCGGCAAGGACGTGTATCTGCAGAAGCCGGCGTCGCTGACCATCGCCGAAGGCCGGGCGATGGCCGATGCGGTCGCGGCGACCGGCCGCAAGCTCCAGATCGGCTCCCAGCAGCGTGGCCAGCAGCCGTGGCCGCAATTCCACCGTGCGGCGGAGCTGGTCCGCAACGGCCGGATCGGCGCACTCAAGCATGTCGAGATCGGCTTGCCCGGCGATCCCGCCGGCCCCGAGGCGCCGCCAATGCCGATTCCGGCCAATCTCGATTATGATGCCTGGCTCGGTACGACGCCCGAAGTCTATTACACCGAGATCCGGGTCCATCCGCAGAACAGCCTTGAGGATCGGCCGGGCTGGCTGCGTTGCGAGCAGTTCGGCGCCGGAATGATCACCGGCTGGGGCTCGCACCATGTCGACATCGCCCATTGGGGCATGGACATGGAGCGCAGCGGCCCGGTGGAAATCTGGGGCAGAGCCGAGTTTCCCAAGAGCGGCCTGTGGGACGTGCACGGCCCGTTCGAGACCCACGCCCGTTATGCCAACGGGATGACCATGACGATCTCCGGCGCGCTCCCCAACGGGGTGAAGTTCGTTGGCGACAAGGGGTGGATCTTCGTCACCCGGAGCGGATCGGTGACGGCGAGCGATCCGGGCGGGCCGCAGATCATGCCGCTGCAGGCGAGCGATCCGAAGATCCTGGCCAGCGTGATCGGGCCGGACGAAGTGCATCTGCTGAAAGCGCCTGAGCAGCATCGCAACTGGCTTGATGCGATCAGGACCGGAGCGCCGCTGAGCGCCCCGGCCGAGATCGGCCACCGGGCCTGCTCGACCTGCCTGCTCCACCACATTGCGATGAAGACGAGGAGGCGGCTGCGCTGGGATCCCCTGGCCGAGCGTTTCCTCGGCGACGATGCCGCGAACGCGCTCCTGAGCCGGCCGCAACGGGCAAGGTATGCGCTTTGA
- a CDS encoding DUF1428 domain-containing protein — translation MYICGLVIPVPADRMDSYRAWAENGARFFKDYGCLEIVESWEDFVPEGKQTDFRRAVAAEPGEKIVFSWQIWPDKTFFEAAEARMHQDPRMESAEAPPFDAKRLILGCFAPIVVMGRV, via the coding sequence ATGTACATTTGCGGCCTCGTCATTCCGGTACCCGCCGATCGGATGGACTCCTACCGGGCGTGGGCGGAGAACGGCGCGCGCTTCTTCAAGGATTATGGCTGTCTCGAAATCGTGGAGTCGTGGGAAGACTTCGTGCCCGAAGGAAAGCAGACCGATTTCCGGCGCGCGGTCGCGGCCGAACCCGGCGAGAAGATCGTGTTCAGCTGGCAGATCTGGCCGGACAAGACCTTCTTCGAAGCCGCCGAAGCGCGGATGCATCAGGATCCGCGCATGGAATCGGCGGAAGCGCCGCCATTCGATGCCAAGCGCCTGATCCTCGGCTGCTTCGCGCCCATCGTCGTCATGGGACGGGTTTGA